A window of the Calditrichia bacterium genome harbors these coding sequences:
- a CDS encoding Gfo/Idh/MocA family oxidoreductase, translating to MPKNITRREFVKRSAVATAGLSFGLSAFAQDKKMSENDKILIGVIGTGDRGAYEAEILQMTPGIRVTACCDIYPPHLANGLAGAEKGAKSYTDYRKLLENKDLDAVLICTPQHLHYQMALDALAAGKHIICQKTMTLNAGDAVSLSKAVKQSDSVFQVAYQWQNNPLFNEIRRMIQDGDCGQITHIRCNYNRNMTWRNPVPDPKFERLLNWRMYREYSGGLMAELCSHHINVVNWVLDKVPQKVTGFGGINFYNDGRETDDNVHTIFEYPGGVRAIYQSVLTNAFEDVSIIFMGTEGTITIRKEEAQQAHFMQSRKLLNKY from the coding sequence ATGCCAAAGAACATTACGCGGCGCGAATTTGTGAAGCGAAGCGCAGTTGCGACCGCCGGACTTTCATTCGGATTGAGTGCGTTTGCGCAGGATAAAAAGATGTCTGAAAATGATAAGATTCTGATCGGTGTGATCGGAACCGGGGATCGCGGCGCGTACGAAGCGGAAATTTTGCAGATGACGCCCGGCATCCGGGTGACGGCCTGCTGCGATATTTATCCGCCGCATCTGGCAAACGGCTTGGCGGGTGCCGAAAAAGGTGCAAAAAGCTACACCGATTATCGCAAGCTGTTGGAAAATAAAGATTTGGATGCCGTGTTAATTTGCACGCCGCAACACCTGCACTACCAAATGGCACTGGATGCGCTCGCTGCAGGCAAACACATCATTTGCCAAAAAACCATGACGCTGAACGCCGGCGATGCGGTCAGCCTATCGAAAGCGGTGAAACAGTCCGACAGCGTTTTTCAGGTAGCGTATCAATGGCAGAACAATCCGCTGTTCAACGAAATTCGCCGGATGATTCAGGATGGCGACTGCGGGCAGATCACCCACATTCGCTGCAATTACAATCGCAACATGACCTGGCGCAATCCGGTGCCCGATCCCAAATTTGAGCGATTGCTCAACTGGCGGATGTATCGCGAATATTCCGGTGGATTAATGGCGGAATTGTGTTCACACCACATTAACGTGGTAAACTGGGTGCTGGACAAGGTGCCGCAAAAAGTAACCGGTTTCGGCGGCATCAATTTTTACAATGACGGACGGGAAACCGATGACAATGTCCACACCATTTTTGAATATCCGGGTGGCGTAAGAGCCATTTATCAATCGGTGCTGACCAACGCATTTGAGGATGTGTCCATCATTTTTATGGGCACGGAAGGCACTATCACCATCCGAAAAGAAGAAGCGCAGCAGGCACATTTTATGCAGAGCCGAAAGCTGTTGAACAAATATTGA
- a CDS encoding amidohydrolase — MSGIASLHGQSGDLKLLDWQPVSQMVVKETKIMKPKFPVIDIHNHLGELANTEKYLAEMEAAGVWKCVSLDANSENDFYKEHLRESQKVSKERFLLFFRPDFSRIDEPDFGKNEAKRLEAAVKMGVRGLKISKDLGLKWKDKTGKLVRVDDPRIDPIWAKCGELGIPVMIHVSDPKAFFTPVDRYNERYDELGAHPDWSFYGDEFPSKDDILAQRNRIIERHPGTIFIGAHMGNLPEELGKVGIWLDTYPNFYVDIDARISELGRQPYTARKFFIKYQDRVLFGTDTPPNAEAYRIYYRFLETDDEYIDSAAGHHLQGRWMIYGVFLPDDVLEKIYNKNALKILNMIKIKSES; from the coding sequence ATGTCTGGCATTGCTTCGTTGCATGGACAATCCGGCGATCTCAAACTGCTGGACTGGCAGCCGGTCAGCCAAATGGTGGTGAAGGAAACCAAAATCATGAAGCCGAAATTCCCGGTAATTGATATTCACAACCACCTCGGCGAATTGGCAAATACAGAAAAATATCTGGCAGAAATGGAAGCGGCAGGTGTCTGGAAATGCGTTAGCCTGGACGCCAATTCCGAAAATGATTTTTACAAAGAACATCTGCGCGAATCCCAGAAAGTATCCAAAGAGCGCTTTTTACTCTTTTTCAGACCTGATTTCAGCCGCATTGACGAGCCCGATTTTGGCAAAAACGAAGCCAAAAGACTGGAAGCAGCCGTAAAAATGGGCGTTCGCGGGCTAAAAATTTCCAAAGACCTTGGGTTGAAATGGAAGGATAAAACCGGAAAACTGGTTCGGGTGGATGATCCGCGAATCGATCCGATCTGGGCAAAATGCGGCGAATTGGGCATCCCGGTGATGATTCACGTTTCCGATCCCAAAGCCTTTTTCACACCGGTGGATCGCTACAACGAGCGATACGATGAACTGGGCGCACACCCGGACTGGTCATTTTATGGCGATGAATTTCCGTCAAAAGATGACATTCTGGCACAGCGAAACCGCATCATCGAACGGCACCCCGGCACCATTTTTATCGGTGCGCACATGGGAAACCTGCCGGAAGAATTGGGCAAAGTGGGCATCTGGCTGGATACCTACCCCAATTTTTATGTGGATATTGATGCCCGGATCAGCGAGTTGGGAAGGCAACCGTATACCGCACGTAAATTTTTCATCAAATATCAGGATCGCGTTTTGTTCGGAACGGATACACCACCGAATGCCGAAGCTTACCGCATTTATTACCGGTTTCTGGAAACAGATGACGAATACATTGATTCCGCAGCCGGGCACCATTTACAGGGTCGCTGGATGATTTACGGCGTCTTTTTGCCGGACGATGTGCTGGAAAAAATCTATAACAAAAATGCGCTGAAAATTTTAAACATGATAAAAATTAAATCGGAAAGTTAA
- a CDS encoding carbohydrate-binding family 9-like protein, translated as MKCPEFATALIAGLLLTCLACNGPQQQHQPEFRITAAMATGAISVDGLLDETAWQSAQTVTLRDNRSGDPVTEKDIQTWVKACFDEKMLFVGFICNDPDIWSTFTKRDEHLWEEEVVEVFLDTDQDENTYVEIEVSPANVLFDSYIVDPQNIDVAATKAYDLSNIKTAVSVNGSLNKRDDRDTVWTVEIAIPLAEITDAEHPVVPGKTQWKINFYRVNADAGEPSTGYAWSPTGARFHKPSVFGTLFFEK; from the coding sequence ATGAAATGCCCTGAATTTGCAACCGCACTTATTGCCGGATTGCTGCTGACCTGCCTCGCCTGCAACGGTCCACAACAGCAGCATCAACCGGAATTCCGGATTACCGCAGCAATGGCAACCGGAGCAATATCAGTTGATGGGTTGCTGGACGAAACCGCATGGCAATCCGCACAAACGGTAACACTCCGCGATAATCGTTCCGGCGATCCCGTTACCGAGAAAGACATCCAAACATGGGTGAAAGCCTGTTTTGATGAAAAAATGCTGTTTGTCGGTTTTATCTGTAATGATCCCGATATCTGGAGCACATTCACAAAAAGGGACGAACATTTGTGGGAAGAAGAAGTTGTGGAAGTTTTTCTCGATACCGATCAGGATGAAAATACATACGTTGAAATCGAAGTATCACCGGCCAATGTGTTGTTCGATAGCTACATCGTCGATCCGCAAAACATTGATGTTGCCGCCACAAAAGCATATGACCTAAGTAACATAAAAACAGCTGTTTCGGTGAACGGTTCACTCAATAAAAGGGATGACCGCGATACCGTCTGGACTGTCGAAATCGCTATTCCGCTGGCGGAAATTACGGATGCGGAACATCCCGTTGTGCCCGGTAAAACACAGTGGAAAATCAATTTTTACAGAGTAAACGCAGATGCCGGTGAACCGTCCACGGGTTACGCCTGGTCACCAACCGGAGCACGGTTTCACAAGCCATCTGTTTTCGGCACGCTGTTTTTTGAAAAATGA
- a CDS encoding alpha-galactosidase — MKNYLSGIILFVTIFGGSLIAQSATEAGDYRISIELSADEYWWGGVVVDGSAMPFGKNPYAHDLLGNNKGNQSQPLLISNQGRYVWCEDPFRFEFSGNQLTASSQFSQIFSGKTGNTLKDAFLSVSKQYFPPAGKLPDELLFSAPQYNTWIELMYDQNEADILTYAQAIIDNGFPPGVLMIDDNWQEDYGTWEFKAEKFSNPREMIRRLHDMGFKVMLWVCPFVSPDSPVYREISEKGYLLRENTDAGEPAMIRWWNGVSAVIDFTNPEAEMWFHQQLQFLIEKYAVDGFKLDGGDDYFYVGDYRSFEQTHANGHMEMYARVGLRYPLNEFRACWKLAGQPLAQRLRDKAHDWQDLQKLIPDILTQGLVGYAFSCPDMIGGGEFGSFLSTTTIDQELVVRSSQCHALMPMMQFSVAPWRILSPENLAICRKMADLHEQFAATILQLANESAHTGEPIVRHMEYVFPHQGYANIKDQFMLGDSILVAPVLAQGAVTKTIHFPAGNWQGDDGSVVKGPKIAVVNAPIERLPWYRRLK; from the coding sequence ATGAAAAACTACCTATCCGGGATTATACTGTTCGTTACGATCTTTGGCGGAAGTTTGATTGCCCAATCCGCTACTGAAGCTGGCGACTATAGGATCTCAATAGAGCTGTCGGCCGATGAGTATTGGTGGGGCGGCGTTGTCGTCGATGGATCAGCAATGCCCTTTGGCAAAAATCCGTACGCGCACGATTTGTTAGGCAACAACAAAGGCAACCAAAGCCAGCCGCTGCTGATTTCAAATCAGGGTCGCTATGTCTGGTGCGAAGATCCGTTCCGGTTCGAATTCAGCGGGAACCAATTAACCGCGAGTTCACAATTCAGCCAGATTTTTTCCGGCAAAACCGGGAATACGCTTAAAGATGCATTTCTTTCCGTGAGCAAACAGTATTTCCCACCGGCAGGCAAATTACCGGATGAATTGTTATTTTCTGCGCCGCAATACAACACCTGGATCGAGTTGATGTATGACCAGAATGAAGCGGATATCCTCACGTATGCACAGGCAATAATCGACAACGGTTTCCCGCCCGGCGTGCTGATGATCGACGACAACTGGCAGGAAGATTACGGCACCTGGGAATTTAAGGCGGAGAAATTCAGCAATCCGCGCGAAATGATTCGCCGGTTGCATGATATGGGATTTAAGGTAATGCTCTGGGTGTGCCCGTTTGTCAGCCCGGATTCCCCGGTTTATCGCGAGATTTCCGAAAAAGGCTATTTGCTTCGCGAAAACACCGACGCTGGTGAACCGGCAATGATTCGCTGGTGGAACGGCGTGAGTGCCGTCATCGATTTTACCAATCCGGAAGCTGAAATGTGGTTCCATCAACAGCTCCAATTTTTAATCGAAAAATATGCGGTGGACGGATTCAAGCTGGACGGCGGCGACGACTATTTTTACGTCGGTGATTATCGCTCGTTTGAGCAAACCCACGCCAACGGACACATGGAAATGTATGCCCGCGTCGGGCTTCGCTATCCGTTGAATGAATTTCGCGCCTGCTGGAAACTCGCCGGACAGCCGTTGGCACAACGGCTCAGGGATAAAGCCCATGACTGGCAGGATTTGCAAAAATTAATACCGGATATTCTGACACAGGGTTTGGTCGGCTATGCGTTTTCCTGTCCGGATATGATCGGCGGCGGCGAATTTGGTTCATTTTTGAGCACCACTACCATCGATCAGGAATTGGTCGTGCGCTCCAGCCAATGCCACGCGTTGATGCCAATGATGCAATTTTCGGTGGCGCCCTGGCGAATCCTTTCTCCGGAAAATTTAGCCATCTGCCGGAAAATGGCAGATCTGCACGAACAGTTCGCAGCAACCATTTTGCAATTGGCGAACGAATCTGCACACACCGGCGAGCCAATTGTGCGACACATGGAATATGTTTTTCCACATCAGGGTTACGCGAACATAAAAGACCAGTTTATGCTGGGTGACAGCATTTTGGTTGCACCGGTTCTGGCTCAGGGTGCCGTTACAAAAACCATCCATTTCCCGGCGGGAAACTGGCAGGGCGATGACGGTAGCGTGGTTAAAGGTCCGAAAATCGCCGTTGTAAACGCACCTATCGAACGGCTACCCTGGTATCGCAGATTGAAATAA
- a CDS encoding carboxypeptidase regulatory-like domain-containing protein has translation MSKFFSIIASLFVLFQMHGCATGSQIIMEEPQPEKSLLVGAILLENNGVEDVFESKTANIRVVVVGKSSIDGREEGYRVKTDENGYFMIPNVPPGAYVIKGIEVDLGYETRLLLTSRWEGNIQLYYPIDTIIDYTVRLWPESTDEKIINLQINYFSIDQAFRAIHRRFENLNNTSLLLMDKSYTMENPETYFKIRYPHSNWF, from the coding sequence ATGAGCAAATTTTTTTCGATTATCGCCAGTCTATTTGTACTGTTCCAGATGCATGGCTGTGCAACCGGATCACAAATTATAATGGAAGAACCACAGCCGGAAAAAAGTCTGCTGGTTGGTGCAATTTTGTTGGAAAACAACGGCGTAGAGGATGTTTTTGAATCGAAAACCGCCAATATCCGGGTGGTCGTGGTTGGCAAATCCAGCATCGACGGGCGCGAAGAAGGCTATCGAGTAAAAACCGATGAGAACGGATATTTTATGATTCCCAATGTGCCGCCCGGCGCATATGTCATCAAAGGCATCGAAGTGGATCTCGGTTACGAAACCCGTTTGCTGCTGACCTCCCGATGGGAAGGCAACATCCAGTTGTATTATCCGATTGATACGATTATCGATTACACAGTGCGGCTTTGGCCGGAATCGACCGATGAAAAAATCATCAACCTGCAAATCAATTATTTTTCGATTGACCAGGCGTTTCGTGCCATTCACCGTCGTTTTGAAAATCTCAACAATACATCGCTGCTATTGATGGATAAATCTTACACAATGGAAAACCCGGAAACTTATTTTAAAATCAGGTATCCGCACTCAAATTGGTTTTAA
- a CDS encoding T9SS type A sorting domain-containing protein: MLHNNDSYFAKKDLFRTPGVFPVSGYLPEFSATVALRRLIFFAILLTAVAFSQSKGGRWTFENNGDDIAEWDATNNPGVLQNMAMFDSSPPLQEGNAYLWLDTLQTHNFLLIDDSNDLDFDDENIGISGWIYPVVLNDVHYLINKGEQKKNPKTTNYALRISNGTNHLEFLIRDANNQAQVVASNFTIVTGQWQFVAAFYDFTAGKVYMWNNPVAEPADTLDFNQSFFSNSEPLAIGSWFRDDPANPSIKDFKGKMDDVRISGRLADILPVSTGITRNGENISAQMALHQNYPNPFNPATRIAFDIPQNMQVQLIIYNSRGQNVAKLVDGRLPSGRYETQWSGQNLPSGVYYYQLIAGTKTQTRKMLLVK; encoded by the coding sequence ATGCTTCACAACAACGATAGTTATTTTGCAAAAAAAGATCTGTTTCGGACGCCGGGAGTTTTCCCGGTGTCCGGATATTTGCCGGAATTTTCCGCTACCGTTGCGCTTCGCCGGTTGATCTTTTTCGCAATTCTGTTGACAGCCGTTGCCTTTTCACAGAGCAAAGGCGGCAGATGGACATTTGAAAATAATGGCGACGATATCGCCGAATGGGATGCAACAAACAATCCCGGCGTGTTGCAAAACATGGCCATGTTCGATAGCAGCCCGCCCCTGCAGGAAGGCAACGCCTATCTTTGGCTGGATACGTTGCAAACACATAATTTTCTTCTTATCGACGACAGTAATGATCTGGATTTTGACGATGAAAACATCGGTATTTCGGGATGGATTTATCCGGTGGTGCTCAACGATGTGCACTATTTGATCAACAAAGGTGAGCAGAAAAAAAATCCCAAAACTACCAATTACGCACTGCGAATTTCAAACGGAACGAACCATCTGGAATTTCTCATTCGCGATGCCAATAATCAGGCGCAGGTGGTTGCCTCAAATTTTACAATTGTTACGGGACAATGGCAGTTTGTTGCGGCGTTTTATGATTTTACAGCCGGAAAAGTTTACATGTGGAACAATCCGGTTGCGGAGCCTGCGGATACGCTGGATTTTAACCAGAGCTTTTTTTCAAACAGCGAGCCGTTGGCAATCGGCAGTTGGTTCCGGGATGATCCTGCCAATCCGTCAATAAAGGATTTTAAAGGGAAAATGGATGATGTGCGCATCAGCGGCCGGCTGGCAGATATCCTGCCCGTTTCCACCGGCATCACACGAAACGGCGAAAATATTTCCGCTCAAATGGCGCTCCATCAAAATTACCCGAATCCATTTAACCCGGCAACCCGGATTGCGTTTGACATCCCGCAAAACATGCAGGTGCAGCTAATCATTTACAACAGCCGTGGTCAAAACGTCGCCAAACTTGTGGATGGAAGATTACCTTCGGGACGTTATGAAACCCAATGGAGTGGTCAGAATTTACCATCGGGAGTGTACTATTATCAACTGATTGCCGGGACAAAAACACAAACACGTAAAATGCTGTTGGTAAAATAA
- a CDS encoding IPT/TIG domain-containing protein, whose protein sequence is MKPKMKIHLFTGMLAFALLFAGCEDNDQPVYGANKPDPNPTGKAAATITGITPTVGFLKDEIVINGSGFDTEPSFNMVRFGNKVGTVTAATATSLTVITPNVNDATVDVQVAVKGSEFWSNNSAFTFLPTLELLAEDINWANGIEVDDNNNVYIGARNDGQIIKIAPDGTRSVFADVPVGGQLRFGPGGYLYVCAVDENKVIRVSADGSSIEDYAFADAAVSIDWDAAGNTYIVSRDAGINVMDTGGNMTYIDLDGAPVKNCRVFDGYLYINRIWDGTITRFPITGGSLGAEEPYLETDGLSPSSFDFDENGVMYWAHAWEGNLYTLNPDGTPGETLYEGELYPNDSPMRYMTFRNRAIYAAFPCWGGDCGAALKAYIGVQEAPNYGRD, encoded by the coding sequence ATGAAACCAAAGATGAAGATACACCTTTTTACCGGGATGTTGGCATTCGCCCTGCTATTTGCAGGCTGCGAAGACAACGACCAGCCGGTTTATGGCGCCAACAAACCCGACCCAAATCCCACCGGCAAAGCGGCGGCAACGATAACCGGAATAACGCCCACCGTCGGTTTTCTGAAAGATGAAATTGTCATCAACGGCAGCGGATTTGACACCGAACCATCGTTCAACATGGTTCGGTTTGGCAACAAGGTTGGCACGGTTACAGCCGCAACCGCAACCTCGCTGACCGTCATTACGCCAAACGTTAACGATGCAACGGTAGATGTGCAGGTGGCCGTAAAGGGTTCCGAATTCTGGAGCAACAATTCCGCATTTACCTTTTTGCCCACGCTGGAACTTCTCGCAGAAGATATCAACTGGGCAAACGGCATCGAGGTTGATGACAACAATAACGTTTATATCGGTGCACGGAACGACGGTCAGATTATAAAAATTGCGCCGGACGGCACCCGCAGCGTTTTTGCAGATGTGCCGGTCGGCGGGCAACTACGTTTTGGTCCGGGCGGCTATCTGTATGTTTGCGCAGTGGATGAAAACAAAGTTATCCGTGTTTCGGCAGATGGCTCATCTATCGAGGATTACGCATTTGCCGATGCCGCTGTGTCGATCGATTGGGATGCTGCTGGCAACACATACATCGTTTCCCGCGATGCAGGCATCAACGTAATGGATACGGGTGGCAACATGACTTACATCGATCTGGACGGCGCACCGGTGAAAAATTGCCGGGTGTTCGACGGATATCTGTATATCAACCGAATTTGGGACGGAACCATCACCCGCTTCCCGATTACCGGCGGCAGTTTGGGCGCAGAAGAACCCTATCTGGAAACCGACGGGCTTTCGCCCAGCAGCTTCGATTTCGATGAGAATGGCGTCATGTATTGGGCGCATGCCTGGGAAGGCAACCTCTACACCCTCAATCCGGACGGCACGCCCGGCGAAACATTATACGAAGGCGAATTGTATCCGAATGATTCCCCAATGCGCTACATGACTTTCCGCAACCGGGCTATTTATGCGGCGTTCCCCTGTTGGGGTGGCGATTGCGGCGCTGCTTTAAAAGCGTACATCGGCGTGCAGGAAGCCCCGAATTATGGACGGGACTAA
- a CDS encoding PorV/PorQ family protein, whose translation MNRTLKYFFPLLMAAVLLQTPASADGISKIAQSGMKWLSIPVGARASALGNAYTALANDASAVFWNPAGLAFAEGGHLFLNQNQWIAEINVSSAAISWSTSSYGVFGVHLSTVDWGTLNGTRRTNDAQGYEETGTFSPDHFLVGVSYARRISERFALGGNVRYLHENLGTTNIGNFDEATEFTAESNLLAFDFGTIYHTGYKDLRIAMSFQNFSKEVVYREEYFSLPLTFRIGMAMGLKDFIGGQDSPHNVTMSVDAIHPRDYGERMHLGLEYGFKDLVFLRGGYKTNYDQEDFTVGGGFAYSAGSLSLGLDYSYVAFQNFDGVHMFSFDFQF comes from the coding sequence ATGAATAGAACATTAAAATACTTTTTCCCACTTTTGATGGCGGCTGTTTTGCTCCAAACGCCCGCATCGGCGGATGGTATCAGCAAAATTGCCCAGTCCGGGATGAAGTGGTTATCCATTCCCGTTGGCGCACGAGCCAGCGCGTTGGGTAATGCCTACACAGCTTTGGCAAACGATGCCAGCGCTGTTTTCTGGAATCCTGCCGGTTTGGCTTTTGCGGAAGGCGGGCACCTGTTTCTCAACCAAAACCAGTGGATTGCGGAAATAAATGTGAGCAGTGCCGCAATCAGTTGGAGCACCAGCAGCTACGGTGTTTTTGGCGTTCACCTCTCCACGGTTGATTGGGGAACGCTGAACGGCACGCGCCGGACAAACGACGCTCAGGGTTACGAAGAAACCGGCACTTTTTCGCCGGACCATTTTCTGGTCGGCGTCAGCTATGCCCGGCGGATTTCGGAACGATTCGCGTTGGGCGGAAATGTCCGTTATTTGCATGAAAATCTGGGCACAACAAATATTGGCAATTTTGATGAAGCAACCGAATTCACTGCAGAATCGAACTTGCTCGCATTCGATTTCGGCACCATTTACCACACCGGTTATAAAGATCTGCGGATCGCGATGTCCTTCCAAAACTTCTCAAAAGAGGTGGTTTATCGGGAGGAATATTTTTCGCTGCCGCTGACTTTCCGAATTGGTATGGCAATGGGGCTGAAGGATTTTATCGGCGGACAGGATTCGCCGCACAACGTCACCATGTCCGTAGATGCAATTCACCCACGTGATTACGGCGAACGCATGCATCTGGGTCTGGAATATGGATTCAAAGATCTGGTATTCCTGCGCGGCGGATACAAAACCAATTATGATCAGGAAGATTTTACAGTCGGTGGCGGTTTTGCGTATAGCGCCGGATCGTTATCTTTAGGCCTGGATTATAGTTACGTTGCGTTCCAGAATTTTGATGGCGTACACATGTTCTCGTTCGATTTCCAGTTTTAA